The following coding sequences lie in one Haladaptatus sp. DJG-WS-42 genomic window:
- a CDS encoding antibiotic biosynthesis monooxygenase: MTHMLVHHRVKDYDAWKKEFDQHAELRKQSGERSHELFCSDDDTNEVTILMEFDTDDHARTFAESDDLRQVMERAGVVGKPDISYLDHVEHFAS, translated from the coding sequence ATGACACACATGCTCGTCCATCACCGGGTAAAGGACTATGACGCGTGGAAAAAGGAGTTCGACCAACACGCTGAACTGCGAAAACAAAGCGGGGAACGAAGCCACGAACTGTTCTGCAGCGACGACGACACGAACGAGGTGACCATCCTCATGGAGTTCGATACGGACGACCACGCGCGCACCTTCGCGGAGTCAGACGATCTGCGACAGGTCATGGAGCGTGCAGGCGTCGTTGGCAAACCCGACATCTCGTACTTAGACCACGTCGAACACTTCGCATCGTAG
- a CDS encoding carboxymuconolactone decarboxylase family protein, which produces MARVPYLDFDNLSPDAAALVEETGLGPLHVFRALANNPAALATLTKSAGVLWTDAGLDTRGAEFVILTVARAVDSAYEWHQHAEIGLDAGLTTETIRAISTGATDALTPEDAALYEYVTAYVDGAVDDATHDQLATFFDDSAVVGIAMLAGEYLALSRTIDALDIEVEGEFIGWNIENLDTTA; this is translated from the coding sequence ATGGCTCGCGTTCCGTATCTCGATTTTGACAACCTCTCTCCGGACGCCGCTGCGCTTGTAGAAGAAACCGGCCTCGGGCCACTCCACGTGTTTCGAGCACTGGCGAACAACCCGGCCGCACTCGCCACGCTCACGAAGTCTGCGGGGGTACTCTGGACGGATGCCGGACTCGACACCCGTGGTGCGGAGTTCGTGATTCTCACGGTTGCCCGCGCCGTCGACAGCGCCTACGAATGGCACCAACACGCCGAAATCGGCCTCGATGCCGGGCTTACGACCGAAACCATTCGCGCGATCAGTACAGGCGCTACAGACGCGCTCACGCCCGAAGATGCCGCGCTCTACGAGTACGTGACCGCCTACGTGGACGGCGCCGTCGATGACGCGACACACGACCAGTTAGCGACCTTTTTTGACGACAGTGCAGTCGTGGGCATCGCCATGCTCGCAGGCGAGTATCTCGCGCTCTCACGAACCATCGACGCCCTCGACATCGAAGTCGAAGGTGAATTTATTGGCTGGAACATCGAAAACCTCGATACGACAGCCTGA
- a CDS encoding carotenoid oxygenase family protein: protein MNGYGRGFSTLTEERTAESLLIVGAIPDWLRGTLIRNGPGHFELGEGRVTHWFDGLAMLRKFSFADGDVTYSNHFLRTETYKARKQGNLGPGEFATAPATGFLAKLKSIVVPETTDNANVTIGRVGGHMVALTEVPRVVAFNPATLETHGEVSFDDDLTGHVMTAHVHHDDERNETVGLLTKFGKPSTYTIYRLPDGSLRREEVASLKVSRPAYIHSIGLTDRYVILVEAPFTVNPLSFLKLGNDGFIEHFTWDGTADTRFIIVDRERGRAVATPQTAAFFAFHHVNAFERDDSIVLDLVAYPNPDIIDGLYLDRLERGEFKGLVGELRRYTLPTDDTGQVECEPLSEIAMELPTISPTVRRQPHRYVYGQGSVIEGDGFSNYLVKADVASGSAAIWTAQETFCGEPIFVPRPDATAEDDGVVLSVILDTAGEQSFLLVLDGETFVELARAPLPHVLPFDFHGEFFDCVW from the coding sequence ATGAACGGGTATGGGCGGGGATTTTCGACGCTCACAGAGGAGCGAACCGCTGAATCGCTGCTCATCGTCGGTGCGATTCCCGACTGGCTGAGGGGGACGCTCATTCGAAACGGCCCGGGCCACTTCGAACTCGGTGAGGGTCGCGTCACCCACTGGTTCGACGGGTTGGCGATGCTCCGGAAGTTTTCCTTTGCGGACGGCGACGTCACGTACTCGAACCACTTTCTCCGCACCGAGACGTACAAAGCGCGAAAGCAGGGGAACCTCGGGCCGGGCGAGTTTGCGACCGCACCTGCGACCGGATTTTTGGCGAAACTCAAGTCGATTGTCGTCCCGGAGACGACGGATAACGCCAACGTCACGATTGGGCGCGTTGGCGGGCACATGGTCGCGCTTACCGAAGTCCCGCGCGTCGTCGCGTTCAACCCAGCGACCTTAGAAACCCACGGTGAGGTCAGCTTTGACGACGACTTGACTGGCCACGTCATGACGGCGCACGTCCACCACGACGACGAGCGCAACGAGACGGTTGGCCTGCTCACGAAGTTTGGCAAACCGAGTACGTACACCATTTATCGGCTGCCGGATGGAAGTCTCCGCCGTGAGGAAGTCGCGTCGCTCAAGGTATCTCGTCCGGCGTACATCCACAGCATCGGTCTCACCGACCGGTACGTCATCCTCGTAGAAGCGCCGTTTACGGTGAACCCGCTCAGCTTCCTGAAGCTCGGCAACGATGGCTTCATCGAACACTTCACGTGGGATGGCACAGCCGACACACGCTTTATCATCGTCGACCGCGAGCGCGGCCGCGCCGTTGCCACGCCGCAGACGGCGGCGTTTTTCGCGTTCCACCACGTCAACGCCTTCGAGCGCGACGACTCCATTGTCCTCGACCTCGTGGCCTACCCTAACCCCGACATCATCGACGGCCTCTATCTCGACCGCCTCGAACGCGGCGAGTTCAAAGGCCTCGTTGGCGAACTCAGGCGCTACACCCTGCCGACCGACGACACCGGCCAAGTCGAATGTGAGCCACTGTCTGAGATTGCGATGGAGTTGCCAACTATCTCGCCAACCGTCCGCAGACAGCCCCATCGCTACGTTTACGGGCAAGGAAGCGTCATCGAGGGCGACGGGTTTTCGAACTATCTCGTCAAAGCCGACGTTGCGTCGGGGTCTGCGGCGATATGGACAGCACAAGAAACGTTCTGTGGAGAACCCATCTTCGTGCCACGGCCGGACGCGACGGCCGAAGACGACGGGGTAGTGCTCTCGGTGATTCTCGACACCGCCGGAGAGCAGTCGTTTTTGCTCGTCTTAGACGGCGAGACGTTTGTCGAACTCGCCAGAGCGCCGCTTCCACACGTCCTGCCCTTTGACTTTCACGGTGAGTTTTTCGACTGCGTCTGGTGA
- a CDS encoding FAD-binding oxidoreductase, with the protein MAVREVRINETAIEALEVGFRGELIQPGDPTYDEAREIWNAAIDKRPGLIARCAGVADVIAAVNFAREQDILVAVKGAGHNIAGNALCDDGLVIDLSGMNAVRIDPEAKTARVEPGATLGDFDHEAQAFGLATPLGINSTTGVAGLTLGGGFGWLTRQYGMTIDNLRSVDLVTSAGTLLHVSDAEHPDLFWGIRGGSGNFGIVTSFEFDLHEVGPEVLCGPLVYDATDAKQIMQKVREFNHDAPDELSTWIVLRQAPPLPFLDEADVGKDVVIVVPFYAGDVAEGEKLIAPLRELGTLLGEHVGPAPYDAFQQAFDPLLEPGLRNYWKTHNFEDMSDDVIEMAIEYSSKLPTPMSEIFFAQMGGAMSRVAADETAYPYRDATYVMNVHTRWDDPALDDTCKAWAREYYDAQAPFAQGGAYVNFISESEGEEALAYGDNYDRLAELKKAYDPHNLFRVNQNVKPLA; encoded by the coding sequence ATGGCAGTACGAGAAGTGCGTATCAACGAAACAGCGATTGAAGCGCTCGAAGTGGGGTTCCGAGGGGAATTGATTCAGCCGGGCGACCCGACTTATGACGAGGCGCGGGAAATTTGGAACGCAGCGATTGACAAGCGTCCCGGACTCATCGCGCGGTGTGCGGGCGTGGCGGACGTCATCGCGGCGGTCAACTTCGCCCGCGAGCAGGATATTTTGGTGGCGGTGAAGGGGGCCGGACACAACATCGCCGGGAACGCACTGTGTGACGATGGGTTGGTCATCGACCTTTCGGGGATGAACGCAGTACGGATAGACCCCGAGGCGAAGACCGCACGGGTCGAACCGGGCGCAACGCTCGGTGATTTCGACCACGAGGCCCAAGCGTTCGGGCTTGCGACGCCGCTTGGCATCAACTCGACGACGGGCGTGGCGGGCCTCACCCTCGGCGGTGGCTTTGGCTGGCTCACCCGCCAGTACGGCATGACCATCGACAACCTGCGGTCGGTTGACCTCGTCACCTCCGCCGGGACGTTACTCCACGTGAGCGACGCAGAACACCCCGACCTGTTCTGGGGCATCCGCGGCGGCAGTGGCAACTTCGGCATCGTGACCTCCTTCGAGTTCGACCTTCACGAAGTCGGCCCCGAAGTGCTGTGTGGGCCGCTTGTCTACGACGCAACAGACGCAAAGCAAATCATGCAGAAGGTTCGGGAGTTCAACCACGACGCCCCCGACGAACTCTCGACCTGGATCGTCCTGCGACAGGCGCCACCGCTCCCCTTCCTCGACGAAGCAGATGTCGGCAAGGATGTCGTCATCGTCGTCCCGTTCTACGCGGGCGACGTGGCCGAAGGCGAGAAACTCATCGCGCCGCTTCGTGAACTCGGCACGCTCCTTGGCGAACACGTCGGACCAGCCCCGTACGATGCCTTCCAGCAGGCGTTCGACCCGCTGCTCGAACCTGGGCTTCGCAACTACTGGAAGACGCACAACTTCGAAGACATGAGCGACGACGTCATCGAGATGGCCATCGAATATTCCTCGAAGCTCCCGACTCCGATGTCGGAAATCTTCTTCGCCCAGATGGGTGGCGCGATGTCACGGGTTGCCGCAGACGAGACGGCCTACCCGTACCGCGACGCGACCTACGTGATGAACGTCCACACGCGCTGGGACGACCCCGCGCTCGACGACACGTGCAAGGCGTGGGCGCGTGAGTACTACGACGCGCAAGCACCATTTGCCCAGGGCGGGGCATACGTCAACTTCATCAGCGAGAGCGAAGGCGAAGAAGCGCTCGCATACGGCGACAACTACGACCGCCTCGCCGAACTCAAGAAGGCCTACGACCCGCACAATCTGTTCCGGGTGAACCAGAACGTGAAGCCACTGGCCTAA
- a CDS encoding isoprenylcysteine carboxylmethyltransferase family protein: MHPLARSALFTLVGPGTVTVLVPYIILTGFPSMFTLPFGPFRYLGITLFLIGIGIYTTTVALFAAAGGTPAPSDEPQSLVSVGLYGVVRNPMYVGVLSIVFGEALFFQSALLLIYGALIWGLFHAFIVSYEEPHLREKFGEEYDQYLTETPRWFPRLRRA; the protein is encoded by the coding sequence ATGCATCCTCTGGCCCGGTCTGCGCTCTTCACGCTCGTCGGGCCGGGTACGGTCACCGTCCTCGTACCGTACATCATTCTCACGGGCTTCCCGTCGATGTTCACGCTGCCGTTTGGCCCGTTTCGCTATCTCGGCATCACGCTCTTTCTCATCGGGATTGGCATCTACACGACGACGGTTGCGCTGTTCGCGGCGGCTGGTGGCACTCCGGCTCCCTCAGATGAACCACAGTCGCTCGTCTCCGTTGGTCTCTACGGCGTCGTCAGAAATCCCATGTACGTGGGCGTACTCTCGATTGTGTTCGGCGAGGCGCTGTTTTTCCAGTCGGCACTGTTGCTGATCTATGGCGCGCTCATTTGGGGGCTGTTTCACGCCTTCATTGTTTCCTACGAGGAGCCACACCTCCGCGAAAAGTTCGGCGAAGAGTACGACCAGTATCTCACGGAGACGCCGCGTTGGTTCCCGCGGCTTCGCCGGGCGTAA
- a CDS encoding Na+/H+ antiporter NhaC family protein, which produces MSSPSFTPLGYDDIDPELRPSLGIALLPVLAVLVFLGIGSAVLQLSPHVPLLWSIIFVGALARYHLGFSWDALAEGLTRGLLMGKQALFIIFVIYAVIATWVSAGTIPALMFFGLDLLTPVIFLPVTALLAGVVAFSIGSSWTTVGTLGVAFVGIGAGLGVPAPMTVGAILSGAYAGDKQSPLSDTTNLAAGVTNTNLFDHIRAMRNSTLLAFSLALVGYAILGLRSQGAIPAGQIAEIQGALAGTYSLSPVVFLPLLVTFGLALKRYPAIPTLIAGVLAGVLTTIVVQGASFTGAWTIFMNGTSPETGSELVNGLLATGGLTGSAWTITVVVAALSLGGLLERTGVLAVLAYHLSNGVASVGGLVAGTGAAAIVTNLLTSQQYMSIVVPGLTLRDVYAEYGLDSEDLSRAIEAAGTPTGALIPWHAGALFMAQATGVPTLAGSFGLAGYAPYYFFGFLSPLILFAIAATGWGLPERTTRTKTAQPAD; this is translated from the coding sequence ATGAGTTCACCATCGTTCACGCCGCTCGGGTACGACGACATCGACCCCGAGTTGCGACCATCACTCGGTATCGCGCTGCTCCCAGTGCTCGCCGTGCTCGTGTTCCTCGGCATCGGCTCTGCGGTACTCCAACTCTCGCCGCACGTCCCGCTGCTCTGGAGCATCATTTTCGTCGGCGCGCTGGCACGCTACCACCTCGGCTTTAGCTGGGACGCGCTCGCAGAAGGGTTGACCCGCGGCCTGCTGATGGGTAAACAGGCGCTGTTCATCATCTTCGTCATCTACGCCGTGATTGCGACGTGGGTCAGCGCCGGAACCATCCCCGCACTCATGTTCTTCGGCCTCGACCTGCTCACGCCCGTCATCTTCCTGCCCGTAACCGCACTGCTCGCGGGCGTCGTCGCCTTCTCCATTGGCTCGTCGTGGACCACGGTAGGCACCCTCGGCGTCGCCTTCGTCGGCATCGGTGCCGGCCTCGGCGTTCCCGCGCCGATGACCGTTGGCGCAATCCTGTCGGGAGCCTACGCTGGTGACAAACAGTCGCCGCTCTCTGACACCACGAACCTCGCCGCAGGGGTCACGAACACGAACCTGTTCGACCACATCCGGGCGATGCGAAACAGCACCCTCCTCGCCTTCTCGCTCGCGCTCGTGGGCTATGCGATTCTCGGCCTTCGCTCTCAGGGCGCTATCCCCGCAGGTCAAATCGCAGAAATTCAGGGTGCACTGGCGGGCACCTACTCACTCAGCCCCGTCGTGTTCCTCCCGCTGCTCGTGACCTTTGGCCTCGCACTCAAACGCTACCCGGCGATTCCAACGCTCATCGCAGGCGTACTGGCTGGCGTGTTGACCACCATTGTCGTCCAAGGCGCATCCTTCACCGGCGCGTGGACGATTTTCATGAACGGCACGTCGCCGGAAACCGGCTCTGAACTCGTAAACGGCCTGCTCGCAACCGGCGGGCTGACTGGCTCTGCGTGGACGATTACCGTCGTCGTCGCCGCGCTCTCGCTCGGTGGCCTGCTTGAACGCACGGGCGTCCTCGCCGTCCTTGCCTACCACCTCTCGAACGGCGTCGCAAGCGTCGGCGGCCTCGTCGCCGGAACGGGCGCGGCTGCCATCGTGACGAACCTGCTCACCTCTCAGCAGTACATGAGCATCGTCGTCCCCGGCCTCACCCTGCGTGACGTGTACGCAGAATACGGCCTCGACAGCGAGGACCTCTCACGCGCCATCGAAGCCGCTGGCACGCCAACGGGCGCACTCATTCCGTGGCACGCAGGCGCGCTGTTCATGGCCCAAGCGACGGGCGTGCCGACGCTCGCCGGAAGCTTCGGCCTCGCTGGCTACGCCCCGTACTACTTCTTTGGCTTCCTCTCGCCGCTCATCCTGTTCGCCATCGCGGCGACGGGGTGGGGTCTCCCCGAGCGGACGACGCGAACGAAAACGGCACAGCCTGCCGATTAA
- a CDS encoding ion transporter, translated as MAGHASAVDGLTSRERVRFYLVDHQTVAGKTVDVALLSLILVFIALFIVETYAFAEPYLPILFQLEVAISFVFLGEYLLRLYSARNRLAEALNPYTIVDLLAIAPTLLIFLFPTVELVALNVGFLRVLRVMRALRFYRFTADEEFFFGTVSLSTLRAMKLALTVVTIFFVTAGLFYSFEHHLNPTVNNFGDAFYFVVVTLTTVGFGDITPVTNAGRWVTVSAIIIGIIIIPWQASRIVKEWTYKERVNVTCENCGLAYHDKDASHCKACGHVIYQQYDSRE; from the coding sequence ATGGCTGGTCACGCCTCGGCGGTCGATGGGCTCACGTCTCGTGAGCGGGTTCGCTTCTATCTGGTTGACCACCAGACGGTCGCCGGAAAGACCGTAGACGTCGCACTCCTCTCCTTGATTCTCGTCTTCATCGCGCTGTTTATCGTTGAAACCTACGCATTCGCGGAGCCGTACCTGCCCATCTTGTTCCAGCTTGAAGTGGCGATTAGCTTCGTCTTCCTCGGGGAGTACCTGCTTCGCCTCTACAGCGCTCGAAATCGACTGGCGGAGGCACTCAACCCCTACACGATAGTTGATTTGCTCGCCATCGCGCCCACGCTGCTCATCTTTCTGTTTCCAACCGTCGAACTCGTCGCGCTCAACGTTGGCTTCCTGCGCGTACTCAGGGTGATGCGAGCGCTTCGCTTCTACCGATTTACCGCAGACGAAGAGTTCTTCTTCGGGACGGTGTCGCTCTCGACGCTCCGGGCGATGAAGCTCGCGCTCACCGTCGTGACCATCTTCTTCGTCACCGCCGGGCTGTTCTACAGCTTCGAACACCACCTGAATCCGACGGTCAACAACTTCGGCGACGCCTTTTACTTCGTCGTCGTCACGCTCACGACCGTCGGGTTCGGGGACATCACACCCGTCACCAACGCCGGGCGCTGGGTGACGGTCTCTGCTATCATCATCGGCATCATCATCATTCCGTGGCAGGCGAGTCGCATCGTCAAAGAGTGGACGTACAAAGAGCGCGTCAACGTCACCTGTGAAAACTGCGGCCTCGCCTATCACGACAAAGACGCCTCCCACTGTAAGGCGTGTGGGCACGTCATCTACCAGCAGTACGATTCGCGGGAGTGA
- a CDS encoding alpha/beta hydrolase, producing MPRTDEFVTVSGTEVHYSSWGDTDKPPVVCVHGLSRVGRDFDPLARRLEDDYWVVCPDMPGRGLSEWPDDDAAYGPEAMGALLVAFCDALDIDEMRWVGTSMGGTLGIGLAAGPLKERITHLVVNDVGPAPGDDEGADEGVDRIIEYLTNPPSFSTFTDFEGYYRETYATYSEMTDAEWRRFTRESMRRLETGEFTPAYDPRVVEPLLTAEPPEDPWAMWEAIRADIFIMRGKTSDILAAETFEEMKVRQPEAESLEIDSGHAPSLNTPEQIRPIREFFRD from the coding sequence ATGCCTCGAACTGACGAGTTCGTCACCGTCTCCGGCACCGAAGTGCACTATTCGTCGTGGGGGGACACCGACAAGCCGCCTGTCGTGTGCGTCCACGGCCTCTCGCGTGTAGGGCGGGACTTCGACCCGCTCGCCCGCCGACTCGAAGACGACTACTGGGTGGTGTGTCCCGACATGCCCGGCCGCGGCCTGAGCGAGTGGCCCGACGACGACGCAGCCTACGGCCCGGAGGCGATGGGCGCGCTGCTCGTGGCGTTCTGCGATGCGCTCGACATCGACGAGATGCGGTGGGTGGGTACCTCGATGGGCGGGACGCTCGGCATCGGCCTCGCCGCAGGCCCGCTCAAAGAGCGCATCACCCACCTCGTCGTGAACGACGTGGGACCAGCCCCCGGCGACGACGAGGGCGCAGACGAGGGAGTAGACCGCATCATCGAGTATCTCACGAACCCGCCGTCGTTCTCGACGTTCACCGACTTCGAAGGCTACTACCGCGAGACGTACGCGACCTACAGTGAGATGACGGACGCAGAGTGGCGACGATTTACGCGTGAGTCAATGCGCCGACTCGAAACGGGGGAGTTCACGCCCGCCTACGACCCGCGGGTGGTCGAACCGCTGCTGACCGCAGAGCCACCCGAAGACCCGTGGGCGATGTGGGAGGCGATTCGTGCGGACATCTTCATCATGCGCGGGAAAACCTCGGACATCCTCGCCGCAGAGACGTTCGAAGAAATGAAAGTGCGCCAGCCAGAGGCAGAATCACTCGAAATCGACTCGGGGCACGCCCCGTCGCTGAACACGCCCGAGCAGATTCGGCCGATTCGCGAGTTTTTCAGGGATTAA
- a CDS encoding ester cyclase: MAQKIPPEQRNRSQSLRLFTDYLMDGEDVIDEVVAPDFRGHGFGGHDGELVGPAGLRDYFGETVGTLWYDIHDQVATDDTVVTRWTVRTPSDIVRGGPSPTGGETEMSGITIDRFEAGKLKETWVQADYLHLYRQLGLVAEPEL, from the coding sequence ATGGCACAGAAGATTCCCCCCGAGCAGCGCAATCGCAGCCAAAGTTTGCGACTGTTCACTGACTACCTGATGGACGGCGAAGATGTGATAGACGAAGTCGTCGCCCCCGACTTCAGAGGCCACGGCTTTGGCGGCCACGACGGCGAACTCGTTGGCCCCGCCGGGCTCAGAGACTATTTCGGCGAGACGGTTGGCACGCTCTGGTACGACATCCACGACCAAGTCGCAACGGACGACACGGTCGTGACGCGATGGACAGTGCGCACTCCGAGCGACATCGTCCGTGGTGGGCCGTCGCCGACGGGTGGCGAAACGGAGATGTCCGGCATCACAATCGACCGCTTCGAAGCCGGGAAGCTAAAAGAGACGTGGGTACAGGCGGATTATCTCCACCTGTATCGCCAACTCGGCCTCGTCGCAGAGCCGGAACTGTAG